In the Rhodospirillaceae bacterium genome, CATGTTCCGGCATTATTGAATTTGTCGAATAGAGTGCGCTTCCGCAAGTCGGGCAAAACCCTCTGCTGACCGTATTGCCGCTGTCAGTTGGTGCGTCGAAGAATTTTACATCGCCTGTAACCGTAAGCGCGTCCGCGGGAATTCCCATATGTGATGCGTGTCCTGTGCCGCTGGTCTTACGACAATCAATGCAATGGCAATGTCCTGTATAGACATCGTAACTGTGTAGTGCCGCCAGCTTCTCTATCATCGCCGTATCGCCGGTATCAATGTCGGCAAAGGTTTCACTCAGATCAAGCGGCCTGATGTGGCCACT is a window encoding:
- a CDS encoding GFA family protein, producing the protein MIEKLAALHSYDVYTGHCHCIDCRKTSGTGHASHMGIPADALTVTGDVKFFDAPTDSGNTVSRGFCPTCGSALYSTNSIMPEHVFVRASSLDDPELFVPQFVVYTSRAASWDKMDPSLPAFEEMPPPEAMHD